A DNA window from Litorivicinus lipolyticus contains the following coding sequences:
- the purF gene encoding amidophosphoribosyltransferase produces the protein MCGIVGMYGVEAVNQALYDALTVLQHRGQDAAGIMTEDNDGHLHLRKDNGLVRDVFRTRHMRNLTGNIGIGHCRYPTAGSASSAEAQPFYVNSPYGISLAHNGNLTNTVELLDDLYRSDLRHINTSSDSEALLNVLAHHLQGAGKLIPEPDDFFEAVTEVHRRCKGAYAVVALVSGHGMLAFRDPNGIRPLVYGKREVEGGTDYMVASESVALSTAGFELIRDLEPGEALLVDKTGQLHTRVCAVDAELTPCLFEFVYLSRPDSVIDGISVYDARLNMGRKLAKTILEQLPDADQIDVVIPIPDTSRPIALETARTMGIDYREGFVKNRYIGRTFIMPGQTERKKSVRQKLNPVRHEFEGRNVLLVDDSIVRGTTSRQIVELARENGARKVYFASAAPPVRFPNVYGIDMPSRSELIAHDRTTAEIAEQLGADGLVYQTLDDLKDSVLECRRDIKGFDASVFDGHYVTPGIDLDYLAQLDARRNDSAKQSSDDEGEEQLAIRNGV, from the coding sequence ATGTGTGGCATCGTCGGTATGTACGGAGTTGAAGCCGTCAACCAAGCGCTGTACGACGCACTAACCGTGTTGCAACACCGAGGTCAGGACGCCGCCGGCATCATGACTGAAGACAACGACGGCCATCTGCATTTACGCAAAGACAACGGCTTGGTCCGGGACGTGTTCCGGACCCGTCACATGCGCAACCTGACCGGTAACATTGGCATCGGTCATTGCCGTTACCCGACTGCCGGCAGCGCTTCCAGCGCCGAAGCCCAGCCGTTTTACGTCAACTCGCCCTACGGCATTTCGTTGGCCCACAACGGCAACCTGACCAACACGGTTGAATTGCTCGACGACCTGTACCGTTCGGATTTGCGCCACATCAACACCTCGTCGGATTCCGAAGCGCTGTTGAACGTGCTGGCGCACCACCTCCAAGGGGCGGGCAAGCTGATTCCGGAACCGGACGACTTTTTTGAAGCCGTGACGGAAGTGCATCGCCGTTGCAAGGGTGCCTATGCAGTGGTCGCACTGGTCAGTGGCCACGGCATGTTGGCGTTTCGCGATCCCAACGGCATTCGTCCGCTGGTGTACGGCAAGCGCGAAGTCGAGGGCGGAACGGACTACATGGTGGCCAGTGAGTCGGTCGCATTGTCGACTGCCGGATTCGAATTGATCCGTGACTTGGAGCCGGGTGAGGCCTTGCTGGTCGATAAAACCGGCCAGTTGCACACGCGAGTGTGCGCGGTTGATGCCGAGCTTACGCCCTGCTTGTTCGAATTCGTTTACCTATCACGGCCGGACTCTGTGATTGATGGCATTTCGGTTTACGACGCGCGGTTGAACATGGGCCGTAAATTGGCCAAGACTATCTTGGAACAGTTACCCGACGCCGATCAAATCGACGTTGTCATTCCGATTCCCGATACCTCGCGTCCGATTGCCTTGGAAACCGCTCGCACCATGGGTATCGACTACCGCGAAGGGTTCGTCAAAAACCGCTACATTGGTCGCACCTTTATCATGCCGGGCCAGACCGAGCGTAAAAAATCGGTTCGCCAAAAACTCAACCCGGTCCGCCACGAATTTGAAGGCCGTAACGTGTTGCTGGTCGACGACTCGATTGTACGCGGCACGACGTCACGTCAAATTGTCGAGCTGGCGCGTGAAAACGGCGCCCGTAAGGTGTATTTCGCCAGCGCCGCGCCGCCGGTTCGCTTCCCCAATGTTTACGGCATCGATATGCCCAGCCGCTCGGAGCTGATTGCGCACGATCGCACGACGGCTGAAATTGCAGAACAACTGGGCGCCGATGGTCTGGTCTACCAGACTCTGGATGACTTGAAAGATTCGGTGCTGGAATGCCGCCGTGACATCAAAGGCTTCGATGCCAGCGTGTTTGACGGTCACTACGTGACGCCGGGGATCGACCTGGACTACTTGGCGCAACTGGACGCACGGCGCAACGACTCGGCTAAACAGTCGTCGGATGACGAGGGGGAAGAGCAACTGGCGATCAGGAACGGCGTATGA
- the accD gene encoding acetyl-CoA carboxylase, carboxyltransferase subunit beta: MSSWLDRVLPAIQSKVKRGGVPEGLWTKCPACEQVLYDPELQRNLNVCPKCDHHLRIGARKRLEAFLDADSWTELTPDLETDDILKFKDSKRYKDRLSGAQKATGEEDVMIAMSGLLKGMPVNACAFEFAFMGGSMGRAVGQKFVASAERSLANGEPLICFAASGGARMQEALFSLMQMTRTSLAIERLKEAGIPFVSVLTDPVFGGVTASLAMLGDLNIAEPKALIGFAGPRVIEQTVREKLPEGFQRAEFLLEHGTVDMIVRRNDMRDTLYRLLASMTHAPALPNEATPAAGDDADPVES; this comes from the coding sequence ATGAGCAGTTGGTTAGACCGGGTATTGCCGGCCATTCAAAGCAAAGTTAAGCGCGGCGGTGTGCCCGAGGGGCTGTGGACTAAGTGTCCGGCCTGCGAACAGGTGCTGTATGACCCCGAGTTGCAGCGCAATCTGAACGTTTGCCCGAAATGCGATCACCACCTGCGCATTGGCGCACGCAAACGCCTCGAAGCGTTTTTAGACGCCGACAGCTGGACCGAGCTGACGCCGGATCTGGAAACCGACGATATCCTCAAGTTCAAGGATTCGAAGCGCTACAAGGACCGCCTTAGCGGGGCCCAAAAAGCGACCGGCGAAGAAGACGTCATGATCGCCATGTCGGGGCTGCTCAAAGGTATGCCGGTCAATGCCTGCGCGTTCGAGTTTGCCTTTATGGGTGGGTCCATGGGGCGCGCGGTCGGGCAAAAATTTGTCGCCAGTGCCGAACGCTCGTTGGCCAATGGAGAGCCTCTGATTTGTTTCGCAGCCAGCGGCGGCGCACGTATGCAAGAGGCGCTGTTTTCGTTGATGCAGATGACCCGCACCAGTTTGGCGATCGAGCGACTCAAAGAAGCCGGCATCCCCTTCGTATCTGTGCTGACGGATCCGGTCTTTGGGGGGGTCACGGCCTCGCTGGCAATGTTAGGTGACTTGAATATTGCCGAACCCAAAGCACTGATTGGTTTTGCCGGACCGCGCGTAATCGAGCAAACCGTGCGTGAAAAACTGCCAGAGGGCTTCCAGCGCGCAGAGTTCCTGTTGGAGCATGGCACGGTAGACATGATTGTTCGTCGCAACGACATGCGCGATACGCTGTATCGGCTATTGGCCAGCATGACCCACGCACCGGCACTGCCCAACGAGGCGACGCCGGCCGCGGGCGATGACGCCGACCCGGTCGAGAGCTAG
- a CDS encoding CvpA family protein has product MTLTEFTLLDWAFAALIGVSALMSLAKGLIKEAMSLGIWVAAFFGSRALGPKAEVLFDGLIENPFYITIAGFASVFIAILILGAAVRFALAALVQATGLTWTDRLLGVVFGVARGALIVTLAVGLVNLSPFRSAEWFVKSQLVPQFIEVAEWSVAKLWHGAPLESPVKEN; this is encoded by the coding sequence ATGACCTTGACTGAATTTACCCTGCTCGATTGGGCGTTTGCCGCCCTGATCGGTGTCAGCGCGTTGATGTCGTTGGCCAAAGGCCTGATCAAAGAAGCCATGTCGCTGGGCATCTGGGTGGCGGCGTTTTTTGGCAGTCGTGCCTTGGGGCCGAAAGCCGAAGTGCTGTTCGATGGCCTGATTGAGAACCCGTTCTACATCACCATTGCCGGCTTCGCATCAGTCTTTATCGCCATCCTGATTTTGGGCGCGGCGGTGCGCTTTGCATTGGCAGCGCTCGTCCAGGCGACCGGTCTGACCTGGACCGATCGTTTGCTGGGCGTGGTGTTCGGTGTCGCTCGGGGCGCCTTGATTGTGACCCTGGCGGTCGGGTTAGTGAATTTAAGTCCCTTTCGAAGCGCGGAGTGGTTTGTGAAGTCACAGCTGGTCCCGCAATTTATTGAAGTCGCCGAGTGGTCGGTTGCCAAGCTATGGCATGGTGCCCCACTCGAATCCCCAGTTAAGGAGAACTAA
- the trpB gene encoding tryptophan synthase subunit beta, with the protein MTSILTPEQAQALSALPDADGHFGPYGGRFVSETLTHALDGLTADYARLKNEPSFQAEIDKDLQDFVGRPSPLYHAERWSAEIGGAQIWFKREDLNHTGAHKINNTIGQALLAKYSGKPRVIAETGAGQHGVATATVCARLGLECVVYMGAKDVKRQALNVYRMKLLGATVVPVESGTKTLKDALNEAMRDWVANVDNTFYILGTAAGPHPYPMLVRDFQSIMGRETRAQSLEKMGRLPDAVIACVGGGSNAIGMFYPFIEDTQVRLIGVEAGGHGVLTGEHAAPLSAGQPGVLHGNRTYIMEDENGQIADTHSVSAGLDYPGVGPEHAWLKDTGRAEYVAEDDEPALDAFREVTRREGIMPALETAHALSYAKRLAKTMRPDQHLVVNMSGRGDKDILTMAEIDGISF; encoded by the coding sequence ATGACCAGCATCCTAACTCCTGAACAGGCACAAGCACTCAGTGCATTGCCAGACGCCGATGGCCACTTTGGGCCCTATGGCGGTCGCTTTGTTTCTGAAACGCTGACCCATGCCCTCGACGGTTTGACAGCGGACTATGCCCGGCTGAAAAACGAGCCGTCGTTTCAGGCTGAAATCGACAAGGACCTGCAAGATTTTGTTGGCCGTCCCAGCCCGCTGTACCACGCCGAGCGCTGGTCAGCCGAAATCGGTGGCGCCCAAATTTGGTTCAAGCGCGAAGATCTGAACCACACGGGCGCGCACAAGATCAACAACACCATCGGCCAGGCCCTGCTGGCCAAGTATTCGGGCAAGCCGCGTGTCATCGCCGAAACCGGCGCCGGACAGCATGGTGTTGCCACGGCCACCGTGTGCGCGCGCTTGGGACTGGAATGCGTCGTCTACATGGGGGCCAAAGACGTCAAGCGTCAGGCCTTGAACGTGTACCGCATGAAATTGCTGGGTGCCACCGTGGTGCCGGTCGAAAGCGGCACCAAAACACTCAAAGACGCCCTCAACGAAGCCATGCGCGACTGGGTGGCCAACGTCGACAACACCTTTTACATCTTGGGTACCGCGGCTGGACCGCACCCGTATCCGATGTTGGTGCGTGACTTTCAATCGATCATGGGCCGTGAAACGCGTGCGCAGAGCCTTGAAAAAATGGGTCGCCTGCCGGATGCGGTGATTGCTTGTGTCGGCGGCGGCAGCAACGCGATTGGCATGTTCTACCCGTTTATCGAAGACACCCAGGTGCGCCTGATCGGTGTCGAAGCTGGCGGTCACGGTGTTTTGACCGGCGAGCACGCCGCACCCTTGAGCGCCGGCCAGCCGGGCGTATTGCACGGTAACCGCACCTACATTATGGAAGATGAAAACGGCCAGATCGCCGACACCCACTCGGTCAGCGCCGGCCTGGACTACCCAGGCGTCGGGCCCGAGCATGCGTGGCTCAAAGACACTGGCCGGGCCGAATATGTGGCCGAGGATGACGAACCGGCCTTGGACGCGTTCCGCGAAGTGACTCGGCGTGAGGGCATCATGCCGGCGCTGGAAACCGCGCACGCGCTGTCCTACGCCAAGCGCCTGGCAAAGACCATGCGGCCGGATCAACACCTGGTGGTGAACATGTCCGGACGTGGCGACAAAGACATTTTGACCATGGCCGAAATTGACGGCATCAGTTTTTAG
- the trpA gene encoding tryptophan synthase subunit alpha: protein MSRISGCLSALRAEGRKALIPYVMGGDPTPAVTVELLHSMVRAGANVIELGMPFSDPFADGPTIQLAGERALRAGTNVTTILNIVAEFRKDDDATPIVLMGYLNPVERMGYPLFCQAAHDAGVDGLLLVDMPPEERELVAEHCDRLGLDTVFLAAPTTVDERLASIAQATQGYLYYVSLKGITGSGALNVDEVAERVAHIRTLTDVPVIVGFGIKTGEQARAIGDCSDGVIIGSRLVSTMQSLADTPEQIPGAIGAIIAEIRYAMDEAV, encoded by the coding sequence TTGAGTCGTATTTCTGGATGCCTCAGCGCTTTGCGCGCCGAAGGTCGAAAAGCCCTAATTCCTTACGTGATGGGCGGTGATCCGACCCCCGCGGTCACGGTCGAGCTATTGCACAGCATGGTCCGGGCAGGTGCTAACGTGATTGAATTGGGTATGCCGTTCAGCGACCCCTTTGCGGATGGGCCGACTATTCAGTTGGCCGGCGAGCGGGCGTTACGCGCGGGCACTAACGTAACCACTATTTTGAATATCGTGGCTGAGTTTCGTAAAGACGACGACGCCACGCCGATCGTGTTGATGGGCTACCTCAATCCGGTCGAACGGATGGGCTACCCGCTATTTTGCCAGGCCGCGCATGACGCGGGTGTCGACGGTTTGTTGTTGGTCGATATGCCCCCCGAAGAGCGCGAATTGGTCGCCGAGCACTGCGATCGTTTGGGCTTGGACACAGTCTTTTTAGCCGCGCCGACCACGGTTGATGAACGCTTGGCCAGCATCGCCCAGGCGACGCAGGGCTATCTGTATTACGTGTCTCTCAAGGGCATCACCGGCAGTGGCGCCTTGAACGTGGACGAAGTCGCCGAACGGGTCGCCCACATTCGAACCTTGACCGATGTGCCCGTGATTGTTGGCTTTGGTATCAAAACCGGCGAGCAAGCGCGCGCCATTGGTGACTGTTCCGATGGCGTTATCATCGGCTCGCGCCTGGTATCAACCATGCAGTCGCTCGCCGACACACCGGAGCAAATTCCTGGCGCAATTGGCGCCATCATTGCTGAAATTCGTTACGCCATGGATGAAGCCGTATGA
- a CDS encoding phosphoribosylanthranilate isomerase, producing MVRVKVCGITQPHQVDPLVDAGVDALGLVFYPPSPRAVTPDQAVQIQRAVGPYVSTIGLFVNTPIDEVNAIADAVGLDWIQFHGSETVAQCMGANRPWYKALRVRAGDDVDAITRPWRAVSNGVLLDAFVKGVPGGTGTRFNWDQVPSTRDWKLILAGGLDVSNVRAAIAQTQPYAVDVSGGVESAPGIKDIQKVQAFMQEVRNDQHPNS from the coding sequence ATGGTCCGGGTTAAAGTCTGCGGTATTACACAGCCACACCAGGTCGATCCCCTGGTGGACGCCGGTGTTGACGCCTTGGGGCTGGTATTTTATCCGCCCAGCCCGCGCGCGGTTACGCCCGATCAGGCCGTCCAGATCCAGCGCGCCGTCGGCCCCTATGTGTCGACCATCGGGTTGTTTGTGAATACACCGATTGACGAGGTCAACGCGATTGCCGATGCGGTCGGATTGGACTGGATCCAGTTCCACGGCAGCGAAACCGTTGCCCAGTGCATGGGCGCGAATCGGCCTTGGTACAAGGCCTTGCGTGTGCGCGCGGGTGATGACGTTGACGCCATCACCCGGCCGTGGCGTGCCGTCAGCAATGGCGTGTTACTGGATGCCTTTGTTAAAGGCGTGCCCGGTGGCACCGGCACCCGGTTTAACTGGGACCAGGTCCCCAGCACCCGCGACTGGAAATTGATTTTGGCTGGCGGTTTAGACGTCAGTAACGTGCGCGCAGCGATCGCGCAAACACAACCCTACGCAGTGGACGTAAGCGGGGGTGTGGAATCCGCGCCTGGCATCAAGGACATCCAAAAGGTCCAGGCATTTATGCAAGAGGTACGTAATGACCAGCATCCTAACTCCTGA
- a CDS encoding SPOR domain-containing protein: MSAEQMLSAAQVRHRVIGAIVVLSLLIIVVPWALDPDTAAFDPRSVAIEDVPAAPFVGSPVSPTPMPEATEAALRSAQDLLNPSAPVAGPMPDAWGLQVGSFKNADNAQRLADRLIAADWEGVRLEPKSGFHRVLVGPVRNRADADGLQSQLKREFDLNGRVVRIKP; encoded by the coding sequence ATGAGTGCTGAACAAATGTTGTCAGCTGCCCAAGTTCGCCACCGTGTGATCGGTGCGATTGTGGTGCTGTCGTTGTTAATTATTGTCGTGCCCTGGGCGCTGGATCCGGACACGGCGGCGTTTGATCCGCGCTCGGTCGCGATTGAAGACGTGCCGGCGGCGCCCTTTGTTGGCTCGCCGGTGTCGCCGACACCGATGCCCGAGGCGACCGAGGCTGCATTGCGCAGCGCCCAGGACCTATTAAACCCGAGCGCGCCGGTGGCCGGGCCAATGCCGGATGCTTGGGGATTGCAGGTCGGCAGCTTTAAAAATGCAGACAACGCCCAACGCCTGGCTGATCGATTGATCGCGGCGGATTGGGAGGGTGTGCGGCTGGAACCAAAATCCGGATTTCACCGGGTGCTGGTCGGGCCGGTGCGTAATCGTGCTGACGCGGATGGACTGCAAAGCCAGTTGAAACGCGAATTTGACCTGAACGGACGTGTGGTACGGATCAAACCATGA
- a CDS encoding O-succinylhomoserine sulfhydrylase, whose protein sequence is MSDRDQAQQAATAAGDFRTQAVRGGHRRSDEAEHAEAMFMTSSFCFPNAEAAKAAFVDDSGDNVYSRFDNPTVQAFEQRLAMLEGGERCIATASGMAATLALGMALLQAGDKVVCSQAVFGSTLNLWSKYFGKFGVEVVTVDPFDLDAWRAAIDGRTKIAYLETPTNPRCEIVDIRAVADIAHAKGAKLVVDNCFCTPALQRPLELGADIVSHSATKFLDGQGRAVGGALVGSHADLEPVYLFMRSGGPTMSAFNAWVFLKGLETLDIRLRAQSETAMAVATWLTTQPRVKQVYYAGLASHPGYALAKAQQSGFGAVLSFEVEGGQAGAWSVIDATELVSLTGNLGDTRTTITHPSTTTHGRLTEAQRQAAGIESGLIRVSVGLESAADLTADLAKGLAGLAG, encoded by the coding sequence ATGAGCGATCGCGATCAGGCCCAGCAAGCGGCCACGGCGGCCGGCGATTTCCGTACCCAAGCCGTGCGCGGTGGCCATCGACGCAGTGACGAGGCCGAGCACGCCGAAGCCATGTTCATGACCTCGTCGTTTTGTTTTCCTAACGCCGAAGCCGCCAAGGCGGCCTTTGTTGATGACTCGGGCGACAACGTCTACAGCCGCTTTGATAACCCGACCGTGCAAGCGTTCGAGCAGCGCCTGGCGATGCTGGAAGGGGGCGAGCGCTGTATCGCCACTGCCAGCGGTATGGCCGCGACCTTGGCGCTGGGTATGGCGCTGTTACAGGCCGGCGACAAGGTCGTCTGTTCACAGGCGGTATTCGGCAGCACGCTGAATTTGTGGAGCAAGTACTTTGGCAAATTCGGTGTTGAGGTGGTCACGGTCGACCCATTCGACTTGGATGCGTGGCGCGCGGCGATCGACGGGCGCACCAAAATTGCGTACCTCGAAACGCCGACCAATCCGCGCTGCGAAATTGTCGATATTCGGGCGGTCGCCGACATCGCCCATGCCAAGGGCGCAAAACTTGTGGTCGACAACTGCTTTTGCACGCCCGCGTTGCAACGCCCATTGGAACTGGGGGCCGACATTGTTAGCCACAGCGCGACCAAGTTCTTGGACGGCCAGGGCCGTGCCGTAGGGGGTGCCTTGGTCGGCAGCCACGCCGATTTGGAACCGGTCTATTTGTTTATGCGTTCCGGCGGTCCGACCATGAGCGCGTTCAACGCCTGGGTGTTCTTAAAAGGATTGGAAACGCTGGATATTCGGCTGCGTGCCCAAAGTGAAACGGCGATGGCGGTGGCGACTTGGTTGACCACCCAGCCGCGTGTCAAACAGGTCTACTACGCCGGATTAGCATCGCACCCGGGATATGCGTTGGCGAAGGCTCAACAAAGCGGATTTGGCGCCGTCCTTAGCTTTGAAGTCGAGGGTGGTCAGGCCGGTGCCTGGTCCGTTATCGATGCCACCGAATTGGTGTCGCTGACCGGTAATTTGGGCGATACCCGAACGACCATTACCCACCCCAGTACGACCACGCACGGGCGCCTGACCGAGGCGCAGCGCCAGGCCGCGGGAATTGAGTCGGGCTTGATTCGAGTATCGGTCGGCCTTGAATCGGCGGCCGATTTGACCGCGGATTTGGCCAAAGGGTTGGCCGGCCTCGCGGGCTAA
- a CDS encoding bifunctional folylpolyglutamate synthase/dihydrofolate synthase, with translation MPRGLNQWIEHLESLNPDHIEMGLERVAAVWARLHDGPINAKVLTITGTNGKGTCAFAAASVLGAAGYRTGLYSSPHLMQFGERIRIDGLIALPDQLTGAFEAVEAARGDIALTYFEFTTLAAFVIFTAAELDVWVLEVGLGGRLDAVNIIDSDVAVITSIGLDHQDWLGDSLHAVATEKVGIARAAKPLVVGATRVPPVIAKHARQLGCRVYQNGRGYEAYTETQRGRPTGWTWQGEGGDGRFHLIDGIAFRYLNIDSLGAAVQALLLLDLAIDDAQIRDGMAALSIPGRFQTHPIANDVTVVFDVAHNPAAGASLRDMLRQQGCDGVTRCVIAMARDKDHAEFIATIGSEISEWYLCDLASARNWDAAKIRAEVLPNAMYFPSPSTAVSTAVNRSRPGDRLLVVGSFMLLADVMDAEELV, from the coding sequence ATGCCGCGGGGCCTTAACCAGTGGATTGAGCACCTGGAGTCGCTTAATCCCGATCATATTGAAATGGGCCTGGAGCGCGTCGCTGCGGTCTGGGCTCGACTGCATGACGGCCCCATTAACGCCAAGGTGTTGACCATCACCGGCACCAACGGCAAGGGCACCTGTGCCTTTGCTGCGGCGTCAGTGTTGGGCGCGGCGGGCTATCGCACCGGGCTTTACAGCTCGCCGCATTTGATGCAATTCGGCGAGCGCATTCGGATCGACGGTTTGATCGCATTGCCCGATCAGTTGACTGGCGCCTTCGAAGCCGTCGAGGCGGCGCGCGGTGACATCGCACTGACCTATTTTGAATTCACGACACTGGCGGCGTTCGTGATTTTCACGGCGGCCGAGCTGGATGTCTGGGTATTGGAAGTGGGCTTGGGCGGGCGCTTGGATGCGGTCAATATCATCGACAGTGACGTCGCTGTGATTACCAGCATCGGGCTGGACCACCAAGACTGGCTGGGCGATTCGTTGCACGCGGTGGCGACTGAAAAAGTCGGCATTGCGCGCGCCGCAAAGCCACTGGTGGTGGGGGCAACCAGAGTCCCGCCGGTGATCGCGAAACATGCGCGCCAGCTCGGTTGCCGGGTCTACCAAAATGGCCGCGGCTACGAAGCCTACACTGAAACGCAGCGCGGTCGCCCGACCGGCTGGACCTGGCAGGGCGAGGGCGGAGATGGTCGTTTTCATCTGATTGATGGGATTGCCTTTCGTTACCTCAATATCGACAGCTTGGGCGCGGCGGTGCAGGCACTGTTGTTGCTGGACCTGGCGATTGACGATGCCCAAATTCGCGACGGGATGGCCGCGCTATCGATTCCCGGTCGCTTCCAAACCCACCCGATCGCCAATGACGTAACCGTGGTGTTTGACGTCGCCCATAATCCGGCGGCGGGTGCATCTTTGCGCGACATGTTGCGCCAGCAGGGTTGTGACGGCGTTACGCGCTGCGTCATCGCCATGGCCCGTGACAAAGACCATGCTGAATTCATCGCCACCATCGGCTCTGAAATCAGCGAATGGTACCTGTGCGATTTGGCGTCGGCGCGCAACTGGGATGCGGCTAAGATCCGCGCTGAGGTGTTGCCCAATGCCATGTATTTCCCGAGTCCCAGCACCGCGGTGTCGACCGCTGTGAACCGTTCGCGCCCGGGTGACCGATTGTTGGTGGTCGGCTCGTTTATGTTGTTGGCGGATGTTATGGACGCCGAGGAATTGGTATGA
- a CDS encoding thiol-disulfide oxidoreductase DCC family protein, whose product MTETRGTVFHDGGCPLCNIEINQLKRDGAAIDFVDVSAPGFDPAALGVDLVSARYWLHWIDQDGQVFQGYEANLKMWHATGRVRLARVAGHPWVRPLGELWYRLFARLRHPIGALMGRK is encoded by the coding sequence ATGACTGAAACGCGCGGCACGGTCTTTCACGACGGCGGATGCCCGTTGTGCAATATCGAAATTAACCAACTAAAACGCGACGGCGCGGCCATCGATTTCGTCGACGTCAGTGCCCCTGGGTTCGATCCGGCGGCATTGGGCGTGGATCTGGTCAGCGCGCGCTATTGGTTGCATTGGATCGATCAAGACGGTCAGGTTTTCCAAGGCTACGAGGCCAACCTGAAAATGTGGCATGCCACGGGCCGCGTGCGTTTAGCCCGCGTTGCAGGGCACCCTTGGGTGCGACCGCTGGGCGAGCTGTGGTATCGGCTGTTCGCGCGCCTGCGTCACCCGATCGGGGCCTTGATGGGCCGAAAATAG
- the msrB gene encoding peptide-methionine (R)-S-oxide reductase MsrB, with translation MTLPSKDELRARLTPEQFRVTQKAGTEKPFNNAYNDCKEPGVYHCVCCDEPLYDAAHKFDSGTGWPSYFQPITATSVREKADRSLFMRARTEILCARCDAHLGHVFDDGPAPTGKRYCMNSASMVLKPADD, from the coding sequence ATGACCCTACCCAGTAAAGACGAATTAAGAGCGCGTTTGACGCCTGAGCAATTTCGGGTGACTCAAAAGGCCGGCACGGAAAAGCCGTTTAATAACGCTTACAACGATTGCAAAGAGCCCGGCGTATACCACTGCGTATGCTGTGACGAGCCCTTGTATGACGCCGCACACAAATTTGATTCGGGCACGGGTTGGCCTAGCTACTTCCAGCCCATTACCGCGACCAGCGTCCGCGAGAAAGCCGACCGCAGTTTGTTCATGCGCGCACGCACGGAGATTTTGTGTGCCCGCTGCGATGCCCATTTGGGGCACGTGTTCGATGACGGTCCGGCGCCGACTGGCAAGCGCTATTGCATGAATTCGGCCTCGATGGTGTTGAAACCGGCGGATGACTGA
- the htpX gene encoding protease HtpX has translation MLRIGLFLLTNLAVILIASITLSLFGFQGYLDASGSDLNLSSLLVFCFVFGMAGSLVSLALSKTMARRSTGTRVITQPQNASEQWLVDTVNELSDKAGIGRPDIGIFDSPVSNAFATGWNKNSALVAVSTGLLQRFSKGEARAVLAHEIGHVANGDMVTLALVQGVVNTFVMFFARIIGHTVDRVILKNERGHGIGFYIATFVAEMVLGILASALVFWFSRRREFKADEAGATLANKGDMIGALQRLRAEQGLPSDMPDTLTAFGIRTGASKFGKLFTTHPPLEDRIRALQARR, from the coding sequence ATGTTACGCATTGGACTATTCTTACTGACCAACCTAGCGGTGATTTTGATCGCCTCAATCACCCTGTCCTTGTTTGGATTTCAGGGCTACCTGGACGCCAGCGGCAGCGACCTGAACCTGTCGTCGTTACTGGTGTTTTGCTTTGTGTTCGGCATGGCCGGCTCGCTGGTCAGCCTGGCGCTGTCGAAAACTATGGCCCGGCGCAGCACCGGCACCCGCGTTATCACCCAGCCGCAAAATGCCAGCGAACAGTGGTTAGTTGACACCGTTAACGAGCTGTCCGACAAAGCCGGCATCGGCCGTCCGGACATTGGCATATTTGACAGCCCGGTCAGTAACGCCTTTGCCACCGGCTGGAACAAGAACAGCGCCTTGGTCGCCGTCAGCACCGGTTTGCTGCAACGATTTTCCAAAGGCGAAGCACGCGCGGTGTTGGCCCATGAGATCGGTCACGTCGCCAACGGTGACATGGTCACGCTGGCGTTGGTTCAAGGCGTTGTGAACACCTTCGTGATGTTCTTTGCGCGCATCATCGGCCACACCGTCGATCGGGTCATTCTGAAAAACGAACGCGGCCATGGCATTGGTTTCTACATTGCGACCTTTGTCGCCGAAATGGTGTTGGGCATCCTGGCCAGCGCACTTGTGTTTTGGTTCAGCCGCCGGCGTGAATTCAAAGCCGACGAGGCCGGCGCCACCTTGGCCAACAAAGGCGACATGATCGGTGCACTGCAACGGTTGCGTGCCGAACAAGGGTTGCCCAGTGACATGCCCGACACCTTGACCGCGTTTGGCATTCGCACCGGTGCCAGCAAATTCGGCAAGCTGTTCACCACGCACCCGCCGCTTGAGGACCGCATTCGCGCCCTCCAAGCCCGGCGCTAG